The following DNA comes from Musa acuminata AAA Group cultivar baxijiao chromosome BXJ1-4, Cavendish_Baxijiao_AAA, whole genome shotgun sequence.
TGGCCACCCCCTCCTCTTCGAATCTTTCTCCAGGCTGGTGCCGAAGCATCCGGACGTGTATCTGGTGGTGGAAGGATCGGGGCCGAGGGCGCAGCGGTACGCCGACCTCGGGACCAATGTGGTAGCGCTCGGGCCGGCGCCGCCGTCGAAGCTGAAGGCGTTCTACAACTCGTTGGACGTGTTCTTGAACCCCACGCTGAGGCCGCAGGGACTGGACTTGACGTTGATGGAGGCGATGCAGTGCGGGAAGCCGGTGGCGACGACGAGGTTCCCGAGCATCAAGGGGACGATACTGGTGGACGAGGAGTTGGGGTACACGTTCTCGCCGAATGTGGAGGCGTTGTCGGAGGTGTTGGAGAAGGTGGTGGGGGAAGGGAAGGCGAGGCTGGCGCAGAGGGGGACGGCGTGCAGGGAGTACGCCAAGTCCATGTTCGTTGCCACCAAGATGGCCTTGGCGTACGAAAGGTTGTTTCTGTGTCTGAAGAACGAGACACACTGCACGTACCCCTCGGCGTTTGATGAGAGTCCTTTGTTGTAACCATTATACCGGATGGAATTACTATGAACAAGATTACATGTTTTCTAAACCACATGTTGATTATGGCATGAGATTAAAAGAATAAAGAATAAGATTAGATATATATTGGACTTGGCTCGCAACATATGGTCTCTCGTGTCAAGCATTTGGGCGGGCCATCCTACTGCAACTCTGAGGACAACACTGTTCCTTTGACCTTCATCGCTTGGATCATTGTCCTCGAGAAGTAAACTAAGCAGTCCACTTCCAGACTGTAGACCTCCACGTTGCTTTATAGCTAGAATGGCAAAGGGAGGGCAGCACTGTGGATAGGCGAGCCAACAGGAGCTTGGGATCCATTCAAGAACTCCACCGGAATCGATGACGAGGTGATAGTTCTCTTTACAGCTTGCAAAAGATCCATCAGCTCCAACTATTATGTTCTCCACCTCGTGAACTACAGTTCTCTGATTGCCTCAGAGAATTTAGTGCACGGGGTGGTAGGCACCAGCCACCTCTTTGCATACTTCCTGTGGAGCATTGTCGCGTCGTGTTTGCTACAGGATAGGCCCAATTCATGGTGATCCATCGAGGAAGGAGGGGGGACAAGTAATCATGGGAAGGACGACGAGAAGACATGCATGCATGAGAGGGAGGCTCATGACGGAGAAGCCTCGCTGCATGAAGCCATGGGAATGGTCCGTCTTCGGAGGTTGTGGGGGGCACCCCAACGATGGTCACGGGTTGGATCACCTGCCTGCCGACACCCAACCCAAGCAGGGAAGAGGCAACTGCTGCTGGGCGTGAAGACAAATCCGGTGTTCTTCCCTCCTTCCCTCCCCACCAAGCTAGCTTCCATAGCAGATGAGTTTGATACCTCCTTTGTTGATCAACTGCTAAAGACACGTAAAGGGTTCATCCCATCTGTTCGCCCACGTTTGGGAGGTTTGAAGGTCCTCATACTCGTATATTTCTTTTGGACTCTTGAGGGAGACAATTGTAGACTTGGTTGTCATTGAGGACCTACTTTGGACACCCCCTAGTCCTTTATTCTTGACTTGTGTGGCTCTCGCTGATATCAGAAGATTTCGACGTTCTACCTGTCAAAACCAATTCAAAGAGGCAACAGAGGTGGAGAAAGACCAAAAAGAGGTGGCGGTCTCTGTTCAAGGAATGAATGCATACAACAACCAACAACAGGCCACCGCCGATGTGCACCATCACCAGACCAACACCATCAGATCTGGGGACCATGAAGAGATTCTCTACCCTCAGAACACTCTTAACATGAAAAGCCAAGGAGAACcctttgtcgctccaatcaccagtAGATACACGGAAGCACAAGCCAGATGAAGAAAAGGATTGGGATCATACTATGATCGAAGCAAAACCAATCAAATTTTGCCCTGTGATCAAATAATGTTGCTATGAAGTGAGAAAGAATTTTGAAGAGTTCTTTTATTCAGAGGTGGTAGCATGTATCAGTCCGATGAAAGAAAAAACATGAacatctctccctctctctctcttttccctctCCCCTTCCCCTCCTGTTGACACCAATTTCATGGCTTCCATTGACTTTTTATATGGGATATATACATGCCATAAATCCAAACCAGCCTCTGAACTAAAGAAATGGGACAATCAATTTTCTAAAGAGATAAGAAAGATGAGAGCAACCTGAGCTGACAAAGGCAAGGGATGAAAACGGATTTAGTGATATTGAAGCGCCGCAAATGGAGGGAAAGAATATATTAGGTAGCAGAGGAAAATAAGGTTAAAAGAGTAAATGGGGAAAAAATGGGATTGGGGTCTCCAGTTCATGCTTTGGCACAAATCAATTATTTTGTAGCTCAGTTGCTGGTTCGATGGCAGCTGACATTTGTATGAACAAAGGTGGGGTTTGCCAGTAAGTATCAATGCAACCACTTGTTTGATCTTAAAGACTGTAGTGCCTCACCGAGTACTCCAACACCTGCTGGCTGGGGCAGATCATCTCCTTCACTCTTATTCCATTTTTGTAGATCTTAAATGTTGGGACTATCCGAACATTCTCTGCCTTTGCAATAACAGGGCTCTGGTCGACGTCAACCTTTGGCACAAGCACAGAACAAAATCAGACAATAGAAGAAAAGAGGATGCGCAGATAGAGCAAAATTGCAATGCATCACCAACCCATTTACCTTGAGGAAGTTAGCAGATGGGTACCGGGTACAGAGCGCATCGACAAAAGGGGCTATCTGAGTGCACTGCTTGTTCAAAGATGTCATGAAGTAGACAACAGAAGCGCCTGAAATAGTGAAACTTTAATCTCAGTGGAAAAAGTATAGTGGTAGATCTATGTTGCTAGATGATGTTATGACGTGAAATAGTCATATCAACCACATGAGACCTGAAGAATGTCTGATGAGCATTAAATTTGAGTACACCATATTAACAGGAAAGGTATCGACCAAAGAATCGTGGTCTACCAATAAACTAAAGATCACAGGTGTACCACATCCAAGCTGCAGATCCAATCTAGGAAAGAAAAGTGGAGTACAAGAACAGAGGGCTGATAACACAGAAATTTAACCAGTCAAAATACATACTGACCAGATAATGATACAGCAGCTCGAAATTGTTCTGCACCAGTAACCTCCTCTACCTCTCCTCCAAACTTCAAATTCGAAACCACCTCGCCACGGGATGCTTTTAGCGCAACCTGAGCATGGAATAAGGCCTCAGCCACTTCGTTGTCACCTGGAAGCTCCTTCCTCAGAACTTCGTAATCTCGTACAGATTCAGCCCAGCGCTCGAGCTAATTACCATGCCACGTGATAAAAAATGATGTTAAATGTCAATTAAGCCTAATTTAAATGTCATAGAAGCTGGATGATCTGCGACAACCTTCGCATACGAATCAGCTCGTCTGAGAAGAGCCTTGGTGTAACTGGGTTGGATTCTGAGGGCTTCATTGCAGTCCTCCACAGATTTAACCCACTGCCCAAGCTTAGAACGGCAAGCTGCTCTGTTGCATAGAAGGACTGGATTTGAAGGATCATGCTTTAGTCCTTCCCCATACGCTGTGCAGGCCTCTGCAAAGTTTCCCGACTTAAAGAGCTCATTTCCTTGAGCTCGAGCACTTGCCACCGATCTTATATTGCTCAAGACCATTGCCACCTCTATGTTCCTGGTATCTATCTGCTTGGCCTTTTCAGCTGCTGTGACTGCATTCTCAAACCTGTAAGAGTTCCACTTTCATTCTCATCACCCAAGAATTGATTATATGCTATTGTTCAGAACTTTGGAGTTATCAGCTTACCTCCCCAATGCCATATCAACTTGTGCTCTAACAATGTAGAAATAGGAAAAGGAAAGCATACCAAAGATCTTGGTAGCTGTGGAAAAAGGGAATGAATCTTCAAACTTGGGTGATCTTGTTAAAACTGAATCAGCCTCATCAAGATGACAGAGATGGAGAAGAGATTCTGCCCTGGATGCAACAAGCTGTAATATCAAAGTACAAGTATATTATATATTCATTTTCACTGGAATAAAGAAAATCTGCACACGACAGAAATCCAATCAAACATTCAGGATTTACCAGCGGAGAAGAGTCTGCTCCTGCAGCAATTGCAGCATCAGCTTCCCTTAATGTGCTCTTCCAATCTCCTATCTTCCTCGCATCTCCACATTTTGCCAAGTGTCTTTCCACTGCTTGCAGCTTCTGCAACTCCACTGAATCGGGTGTCTGCCCAGTCAAGAAAAGATGCTTCCGTGCATCCCCAACTAGCCCTAGCCTGCAATATGAAATGGATTAGATAAAGGAAAACCATAAACAAGTTGAATTAACAATTATGAATTACATTGCGGTTATAGAAATTACTGAAGCaagaaatggatttcaaaaaaaaaattctgtctCCGGCAGCAAATTGCTGGATTAAGAAGGAATAATGTGCTTTGCAAAGCATCCACAGGGCTCCCAAGCAACCATTATTTGAGCAGAATCACAGATCAGCCAGCCAGCCGGAAACAGTAAAACAGTCTGTGAATTGGTCAGAACATTGATCTTATCCTGTGAAATCAAGAGCAGCAAATATTTCCATGGATAGAGTAAGTTTGCAGCATTTACCAAAATACAATTTTCCAATCAAAGGCATTCTCTACTGGCAAAAACAAGGCAACTTGAAGATGGATATAACCCTAATCCTTAACATGCAAAGTATGGATCATAGTGTCATCACATGCCATCCAACTACAAAAATATGACGCAATAGATCACCCACAAAAAAGGatcaacataaaacaaaatgTACATAAAACATAGAAGATCTACCGAGCATAAAGATCAAAACTATGGGCAACAGAACGAAAAGAACAACCAAAAACATGAACGAGAAGGGACTCCCAAAGTGACAAGAACAAGCAAGTAAACTAGAACACATAGATGGTGCTTGTCGGTCTCACCGTCGATTTAGGCATGCCCTCCGATGATGCGCCCGCCCGCTCGTGGGATCCAACCGGACAGCCTCCTCGCACTCCTTCACCGCCTCTCCTAACCTGTTCAGCCCCATCAGCGCCGCCGCACGATTACTCCGGCATGCGGCACTCTCTGGGCACATCGCGACCGCCTTATCATAGAAAGCCAGCGCCTCCCTGTACTGTCCCTTCTTATAGTGCATATTCCCAGTCCGAGTCACTTCTTGTGGATCCAGTCTCCCTGCGCTTGCACCCGTCAAATTTCCCATTCCGACATCGCCGCCGGAACTTACGGCAGCGCCGCCACCACTCATCCCGCCCCGGATAATGCTTCCGTGGCCGTAGTTCCCGGTGCCGGAACCGAGCACGTCACTCCTCGGCGTCGTCCTTGGCATCATCGCCGTCTTACCGATCTTCCCCGAGGGGAAAATATTCCCGGCCGGAAGTGCATTGGCGACAGGAGAGCTGGCCGTGCTACTActactaccaccaccaccaccaccg
Coding sequences within:
- the LOC135644340 gene encoding TPR repeat-containing thioredoxin TTL1-like; the protein is MSRAGEMGRPYQKTGLDSGTPGGVEAVADRFKAALTFEENKPDFPDLGSPVSPLRPHASTQTSSCSTSSGSATSKSVSATDAAVRKTGAGAPDPGRRCHSGELVGEISPTAAEVRDLKAAAHRRSGSGPLIFSGGNGGGGGGSSSSTASSPVANALPAGNIFPSGKIGKTAMMPRTTPRSDVLGSGTGNYGHGSIIRGGMSGGGAAVSSGGDVGMGNLTGASAGRLDPQEVTRTGNMHYKKGQYREALAFYDKAVAMCPESAACRSNRAAALMGLNRLGEAVKECEEAVRLDPTSGRAHHRRACLNRRLGLVGDARKHLFLTGQTPDSVELQKLQAVERHLAKCGDARKIGDWKSTLREADAAIAAGADSSPLLVASRAESLLHLCHLDEADSVLTRSPKFEDSFPFSTATKIFGMLSFSYFYIVRAQVDMALGRFENAVTAAEKAKQIDTRNIEVAMVLSNIRSVASARAQGNELFKSGNFAEACTAYGEGLKHDPSNPVLLCNRAACRSKLGQWVKSVEDCNEALRIQPSYTKALLRRADSYAKLERWAESVRDYEVLRKELPGDNEVAEALFHAQVALKASRGEVVSNLKFGGEVEEVTGAEQFRAAVSLSGASVVYFMTSLNKQCTQIAPFVDALCTRYPSANFLKVDVDQSPVIAKAENVRIVPTFKIYKNGIRVKEMICPSQQVLEYSVRHYSL